A genome region from Myroides fluvii includes the following:
- the fusA gene encoding elongation factor G — MARDLKYTRNIGIAAHIDAGKTTTTERILFYTGKNHKMGETHEGSSTMDWMEQEAERGITITSAATTCTWNFPTKQGEKIAESMEYHFNIIDTPGHVDFTVEVNRSLRVLDGLVFLFSAVDGVEPQSETNWRLADNYKVPRMGFVNKMDRQGANFLAVCQQVKDMLKSNAVPIVLPIGDEADFRGIVDLVKNRAIVWHDENHGSTFDVVEIPADMVDDVRQYRGQLIEEIAAYDENLLEKYMEDENSITEDEIHKALRAATLDMSIIPMSCGSSFKNKGVQFMLDAVCRYLPSPMDKEAIEGTNPDTEEPIIRKPSVTEPFAALAFKIATDPFVGRLAFFRAYSGHLDAGSYVLNTRSGNKERISRIYQMHANKQNPIEYIEAGDIGAAVGFKDIKTGDTLCDEKHPIVLESMDFPDPVIGIAIEPKTKADMDKMGTALAKLSEEDPTFTVKTDKASGQTVISGMGELHLDVLIDRMRREFKVEVNQGEPQVEYKETLTRDAQHREAYKKQSGGRGKFADIVFKIGPADDVDGKPFVGLQFVNEVKGGNVPKEYIPSVEKGFKEAMKQGPLAGFEMDSMKVTLTDGSYHAVDSDALSFELAAKMGYKAAAKAAGAVILEPIMKLEVLTPEENMGDIVGDLNRRRGQINSMDDRNGAKVVKASVPLSEMFGYVTTLRTLSSGRATSTMEFSHYAETPSNISEAVITKAKGNA; from the coding sequence ATGGCAAGAGATTTAAAATATACAAGAAATATTGGTATCGCTGCTCACATCGATGCTGGTAAAACAACTACTACAGAACGTATTTTGTTCTATACAGGTAAAAACCATAAAATGGGAGAAACTCACGAAGGATCTTCTACAATGGACTGGATGGAGCAAGAGGCGGAAAGAGGTATTACTATTACTTCAGCAGCGACTACTTGTACTTGGAATTTCCCAACGAAACAAGGTGAGAAGATAGCTGAGTCTATGGAGTACCACTTCAATATTATTGATACTCCGGGACACGTTGACTTTACAGTTGAGGTGAACCGTTCTTTACGTGTATTGGATGGATTAGTATTCTTATTTAGTGCAGTTGATGGTGTTGAGCCACAATCTGAAACTAACTGGAGATTAGCTGATAACTATAAAGTTCCTCGTATGGGGTTCGTTAATAAAATGGACCGTCAAGGAGCTAATTTCTTAGCAGTATGTCAGCAAGTTAAAGATATGTTGAAATCTAATGCTGTGCCAATCGTTTTACCAATTGGTGATGAGGCAGATTTCAGAGGTATCGTTGACTTAGTGAAAAACCGCGCAATCGTATGGCATGATGAAAATCACGGTTCTACGTTTGACGTTGTTGAGATCCCAGCTGATATGGTTGATGATGTTAGACAATACAGAGGTCAATTAATCGAGGAGATCGCGGCTTATGACGAGAACCTTCTTGAGAAATATATGGAAGATGAAAACTCAATTACAGAGGACGAAATTCACAAAGCGTTGCGCGCAGCGACTTTGGATATGAGTATCATCCCTATGTCTTGTGGTTCATCATTCAAAAATAAAGGTGTTCAGTTCATGTTAGATGCTGTTTGTCGTTACTTGCCTTCTCCAATGGATAAGGAAGCTATCGAAGGAACAAATCCTGATACTGAAGAGCCTATCATTCGTAAACCATCGGTTACTGAGCCGTTCGCTGCATTAGCGTTTAAAATTGCTACCGATCCTTTCGTAGGTCGTTTAGCTTTCTTTAGAGCTTATTCAGGACACTTAGATGCTGGTTCTTACGTATTGAACACACGTTCAGGTAACAAAGAGCGTATTTCTCGTATCTACCAAATGCACGCAAACAAACAAAATCCAATCGAATATATTGAGGCTGGAGATATTGGAGCTGCTGTAGGATTTAAGGATATCAAAACTGGAGATACTTTATGTGATGAAAAACATCCTATTGTATTAGAAAGTATGGATTTCCCAGATCCTGTAATCGGTATCGCTATTGAACCAAAAACAAAAGCGGATATGGATAAAATGGGTACTGCTTTGGCTAAATTGTCTGAAGAGGATCCTACGTTTACTGTGAAAACAGATAAAGCATCTGGGCAAACAGTTATTTCTGGAATGGGAGAGTTACACTTAGATGTATTAATCGACCGTATGAGACGTGAATTCAAAGTTGAAGTTAACCAAGGTGAGCCTCAAGTTGAGTACAAAGAAACACTTACACGTGATGCACAACACAGAGAAGCTTATAAAAAGCAATCAGGTGGACGTGGTAAATTCGCGGATATCGTGTTTAAAATTGGACCTGCTGATGACGTTGATGGAAAACCATTCGTTGGATTGCAATTCGTGAATGAAGTAAAAGGAGGTAACGTACCGAAAGAATATATTCCTTCTGTAGAAAAAGGATTCAAAGAAGCAATGAAACAAGGGCCTTTGGCTGGTTTCGAAATGGATTCAATGAAAGTTACTTTGACAGATGGTTCTTACCACGCGGTTGACTCGGATGCATTATCATTCGAATTAGCAGCGAAAATGGGTTACAAAGCTGCGGCTAAAGCTGCTGGGGCTGTAATTCTTGAACCAATCATGAAATTAGAGGTATTGACTCCTGAAGAAAACATGGGTGATATCGTTGGGGATTTGAACCGTCGTCGTGGACAAATCAACAGTATGGATGATAGAAATGGAGCAAAAGTTGTAAAGGCTTCTGTGCCATTATCAGAAATGTTCGGTTATGTAACTACATTGAGAACATTGTCATCAGGTAGAGCTACTTCTACAATGGAGTTCTCTCACTATGCTGAAACACCATCTAATATTTCAGAGGCTGTAATCACTAAAGCAAAAGGAAACGCTTAA
- the rlmB gene encoding 23S rRNA (guanosine(2251)-2'-O)-methyltransferase RlmB translates to MDQENQIFGIRAIIEAIEAGKDIDKVFLQKDAQGELMNELIKSLKRNNINFSYVPIEKLNRLTKKNHQGAIGTIAPITFVSLEELVETTLEKKEKPLFVVLDQLSDARNFGAIIRTAACCGADGIIISKNGAAPVNGDTIKTSAGAVFNIPICKVDHIKDAVFYLQGSGVVTLGATEKAEKEIYDVDLNIPLAIIMGSEDRGINPSVLKIIDEKAKLPMYSSIDSLNVSVACGAFLYETIRQRR, encoded by the coding sequence ATGGATCAGGAGAATCAAATTTTTGGTATTCGTGCGATAATCGAAGCCATTGAAGCAGGAAAAGATATAGATAAAGTATTCTTACAGAAGGATGCTCAAGGAGAATTGATGAATGAGTTAATCAAATCACTGAAGCGAAATAACATTAATTTCTCTTATGTGCCTATTGAAAAACTCAATCGCCTAACGAAAAAAAATCACCAGGGAGCTATCGGAACGATTGCGCCTATTACTTTTGTATCACTGGAAGAATTAGTCGAAACGACATTAGAGAAGAAAGAAAAACCTTTGTTTGTTGTTTTGGATCAATTATCGGATGCGCGTAATTTTGGTGCCATAATTCGTACAGCCGCTTGCTGTGGAGCCGATGGGATTATCATTTCTAAAAATGGTGCTGCTCCTGTAAATGGAGATACAATAAAAACTTCTGCAGGTGCTGTTTTCAATATTCCAATTTGCAAGGTCGATCACATCAAGGATGCTGTTTTCTACTTACAAGGATCTGGAGTCGTTACTCTAGGTGCTACTGAAAAAGCGGAAAAAGAAATTTACGATGTTGATTTGAATATACCCTTGGCAATCATCATGGGTAGTGAGGACAGAGGAATCAACCCATCTGTATTGAAAATCATTGATGAAAAAGCAAAACTCCCTATGTATAGCAGCATCGACTCTTTAAACGTATCGGTTGCTTGTGGAGCATTTTTATATGAAACAATCAGACAACGTAGATAA
- the rpsL gene encoding 30S ribosomal protein S12: protein MPTIQQLVRTGRTQLTKKSKSVALDSCPQRRGVCTRVYTTTPKKPNSAMRKVARVRLTNGNEVNAYIPGEGHNLQEHSIVLVRGGRVKDLPGVRYHIVRGALDTAGVNGRTQRRSKYGAKRPKDKK, encoded by the coding sequence ATGCCAACAATTCAACAATTAGTAAGAACAGGGAGAACCCAATTAACTAAGAAGAGTAAATCGGTTGCTTTGGATTCTTGTCCTCAAAGAAGAGGGGTTTGTACGCGTGTTTATACTACTACACCTAAAAAACCTAACTCTGCAATGCGTAAAGTTGCAAGGGTACGTTTGACAAATGGTAATGAAGTAAACGCTTACATCCCAGGAGAAGGACACAATTTACAAGAGCACTCGATAGTATTAGTTAGAGGAGGAAGGGTAAAAGATTTGCCAGGTGTTAGATACCACATCGTACGTGGAGCTTTGGATACTGCTGGAGTAAACGGTAGAACTCAAAGAAGATCTAAATATGGTGCAAAACGCCCTAAAGACAAAAAATAA
- the rpsJ gene encoding 30S ribosomal protein S10 — translation MSQKIRIKLKSYDHMLVDKSAEKIVKTVKSTGAVVTGPIPLPTHKKIFTVLRSPHVNKKAREQFEVSSYKRLLDIYSSSSKTIDALMKLELPSGVEVEIKV, via the coding sequence ATGAGTCAAAAAATCAGAATAAAATTAAAATCTTACGATCATATGTTGGTTGATAAATCAGCAGAGAAAATCGTAAAAACTGTAAAAAGTACAGGTGCAGTAGTAACAGGTCCAATTCCGTTACCAACTCATAAAAAAATCTTTACTGTTTTACGTTCACCACACGTAAACAAGAAAGCAAGAGAGCAATTTGAAGTTAGTTCTTACAAAAGATTGTTAGATATTTATTCTTCTTCTTCTAAAACAATTGATGCTTTAATGAAATTAGAGTTACCAAGTGGCGTAGAAGTTGAGATTAAAGTGTGA
- a CDS encoding JAB domain-containing protein: MAEIKKPIHAWANDDRPREKLMLKGKSALSDAELLAILIGSGNKEESAIDLSRRILQANESDLAELAKQSVLSLQRFKGIGEAKAIAIVAALELGQRRRMADKIKRTKITCSQDVFELMRPKIGELTHEEFWVIFLNNANHVRGIVASREEPFIKHQLIDAINISKGGVTGTVVDLRILFKLALEKQATAVILAHNHPSGKLLPSEADFQITRKIKEAGNIMDITILDHFIITEYDYYSFVDHGRF; encoded by the coding sequence ATGGCTGAAATAAAAAAACCAATACATGCTTGGGCAAATGATGATCGTCCACGAGAAAAACTCATGCTCAAAGGGAAAAGCGCCTTAAGTGATGCTGAATTATTAGCTATTTTAATTGGTTCGGGTAATAAAGAAGAATCGGCGATTGATTTAAGCCGAAGGATTCTGCAAGCTAATGAATCCGACTTAGCTGAATTAGCTAAGCAGTCCGTATTGAGTTTGCAACGTTTTAAAGGAATAGGAGAAGCTAAGGCAATTGCTATTGTCGCTGCCTTAGAATTAGGTCAACGCAGGCGAATGGCAGATAAAATTAAGCGGACTAAAATTACGTGTAGCCAGGATGTATTTGAATTAATGCGACCAAAAATAGGAGAATTAACCCATGAAGAGTTTTGGGTGATCTTCTTGAATAATGCCAATCACGTGCGGGGTATTGTAGCTAGTCGGGAAGAGCCTTTTATCAAGCATCAGTTAATCGATGCTATTAATATCAGTAAAGGTGGGGTGACGGGAACAGTCGTTGATTTGAGAATTTTATTTAAACTCGCCTTAGAAAAACAAGCCACTGCCGTAATCTTAGCACACAATCATCCTTCAGGTAAGCTTTTGCCTAGTGAAGCAGATTTTCAAATTACGAGAAAGATAAAGGAGGCTGGAAATATCATGGACATCACCATTCTGGATCATTTTATTATTACAGAGTATGATTATTATAGTTTTGTTGATCATGGAAGATTCTAA
- a CDS encoding replication-associated recombination protein A produces the protein MDAPLAERVRPQTLADYVSQSHLVGEQGILTKQLQTGFIPSLLFWGPPGTGKTTLAEILAKESQRPFYVLSAINSGVKDVREVIEKAKSNHGLFTARNPILFIDEIHRFSKSQQDSLLAAVERGWITLIGATTENPSFEVIPALLSRCQVYTLNAFTKEDLRALLDRAIAKDSFLRSKRIILQETEALFRVSGGDGRKLLNTFELLVNATLGDEIVLTNDYVMQVVQKNTVLYDKTGEQHYDIVSAFIKSIRGSDPNGAVYWLARMIEGGEDVKFIARRLVIAASEDIGNANPTALIMATNTFQAVSVIGYPESRILLSQCAIYLATSPKSNSTYIAIGKAQQLVKQTGDLSVPIHLRNAPTKLMKELGYGEDYKYSHDYPNNFVDQEFLPTELSGTLLYEPGHNSRENGTRDFLKNRWQFKYNY, from the coding sequence ATGGATGCACCATTAGCAGAAAGAGTACGACCGCAAACCTTAGCTGACTATGTTAGTCAGTCACATCTTGTGGGGGAACAAGGAATCTTAACCAAGCAATTACAAACTGGCTTTATTCCGTCTTTGCTTTTTTGGGGACCTCCAGGAACAGGAAAGACAACTTTAGCTGAAATCTTAGCCAAGGAGAGTCAACGTCCTTTTTATGTCTTGAGTGCAATCAACTCGGGAGTTAAAGATGTACGAGAGGTTATAGAAAAAGCAAAATCTAATCACGGTTTATTTACTGCACGCAATCCCATTTTGTTTATCGATGAGATTCACCGTTTCAGTAAATCACAACAAGATTCGCTTTTAGCTGCGGTTGAGCGTGGATGGATTACTCTAATTGGGGCTACAACGGAGAATCCAAGTTTCGAAGTGATTCCCGCATTGCTTTCTAGATGCCAAGTATACACACTGAATGCTTTTACAAAAGAAGATTTGCGCGCTTTACTAGATCGAGCGATTGCGAAAGATTCTTTTCTTCGATCCAAACGAATCATCTTACAGGAAACAGAGGCTCTTTTTCGCGTATCGGGTGGAGATGGTCGAAAGCTATTAAACACATTCGAATTACTTGTCAATGCTACTTTAGGTGATGAAATCGTTTTGACCAATGACTACGTCATGCAAGTTGTACAGAAAAACACGGTCTTATATGATAAAACGGGCGAACAGCATTACGATATTGTTTCAGCCTTTATCAAGTCTATACGAGGGAGCGATCCCAATGGTGCAGTTTATTGGTTGGCGCGTATGATTGAAGGGGGTGAGGATGTAAAATTCATTGCAAGGCGTTTGGTTATTGCTGCATCAGAGGATATCGGCAACGCTAATCCCACTGCCTTAATTATGGCTACCAACACCTTTCAAGCCGTTTCCGTTATTGGTTATCCAGAAAGCAGAATCTTATTGAGTCAATGCGCAATCTACTTAGCTACCTCACCAAAGAGCAACTCCACGTACATAGCCATTGGTAAAGCGCAACAACTTGTAAAACAAACTGGCGATTTATCCGTGCCTATCCACTTGCGCAATGCCCCTACTAAATTAATGAAAGAGTTGGGATATGGTGAAGACTATAAATACTCCCATGATTACCCCAATAATTTTGTCGATCAAGAATTCCTCCCAACGGAATTAAGCGGAACCTTATTGTATGAACCTGGGCACAATAGCAGAGAAAATGGCACGCGAGATTTTCTAAAAAACAGATGGCAATTTAAATACAATTACTAA
- the rpsG gene encoding 30S ribosomal protein S7, with translation MRKRQAKKRPLLPDPKFNDQLVTRFVNNLMWDGKKSTAFKVFYDALAIVEEKKQDEEKTSLEIWKDALTNVMPHVEVRSRRVGGATFQIPMQIRPDRKISMAMKWMILYARRRNEKSMAARLASEILAAAKEEGAAVKKRMDTHKMAEANKAFSHFRF, from the coding sequence ATGAGAAAAAGACAGGCGAAAAAGAGACCTCTTTTACCAGATCCGAAATTTAATGATCAATTAGTGACGCGTTTTGTAAATAACTTAATGTGGGACGGTAAAAAGTCTACGGCTTTTAAAGTATTTTATGATGCTTTAGCAATCGTTGAAGAGAAAAAACAAGATGAAGAGAAAACTTCATTGGAGATCTGGAAAGATGCTTTAACTAATGTTATGCCACACGTAGAGGTTCGTTCTCGTCGTGTTGGAGGTGCTACATTCCAAATCCCGATGCAAATTCGTCCAGATAGAAAAATTTCTATGGCGATGAAGTGGATGATTTTGTATGCGAGAAGAAGAAATGAAAAATCTATGGCTGCAAGATTGGCTTCTGAAATTTTAGCTGCTGCTAAAGAAGAAGGTGCTGCAGTTAAAAAGAGAATGGATACGCATAAAATGGCTGAAGCTAATAAAGCGTTCTCTCACTTTAGATTTTAA
- a CDS encoding YjjG family noncanonical pyrimidine nucleotidase: protein MDLKKFEHKTDIFFDLDHTLWDFEKNSALAFEQVLNEMKLPFTIEQFLNYYVSINADYWDRYSLNQISQAELRIGRIRDTFNSLAYATTTDKMLEVGDRYLSYLPNYNHLFDGAIEILDYLQEKYKLHIITNGFDQVQARKIKNSGMESYFQTVTNSERAGVKKPDAKIFTYALDLAQVQVKETVMIGDNLLADIEGAQKIGMDVIYYNEHHRAVPATLPQVNNLLDIKSLL, encoded by the coding sequence ATGGACTTAAAAAAGTTTGAACATAAAACCGATATATTTTTTGACTTGGATCACACGCTTTGGGATTTTGAAAAAAATTCTGCCTTAGCTTTCGAACAAGTACTGAATGAAATGAAACTGCCTTTTACAATCGAACAGTTTTTAAATTACTATGTGAGTATCAATGCAGACTATTGGGATCGCTATAGTCTAAATCAAATCTCACAAGCAGAATTGCGTATCGGAAGAATTCGAGATACTTTTAATTCTTTGGCATATGCTACAACAACCGATAAAATGTTAGAAGTAGGCGATCGCTATCTTTCGTACTTACCCAACTACAATCACCTTTTTGATGGAGCTATAGAAATTTTAGACTACTTGCAAGAAAAGTATAAACTGCACATCATTACCAATGGATTTGATCAAGTACAAGCGAGAAAAATTAAAAATTCTGGAATGGAAAGCTATTTTCAAACCGTGACGAATTCTGAACGTGCAGGAGTCAAAAAACCAGATGCTAAAATTTTTACCTATGCCTTGGATTTAGCTCAAGTTCAGGTGAAAGAGACTGTCATGATTGGAGATAATCTTCTAGCGGATATAGAAGGTGCACAAAAAATCGGGATGGATGTGATTTATTACAACGAACACCATAGAGCTGTGCCTGCAACTTTACCTCAAGTAAATAACTTATTAGACATAAAAAGCCTGCTCTAA
- a CDS encoding BamA/TamA family outer membrane protein, with product MSYKKKHPDLQSIKQTIDSIDQLLYKKGYLSFSKNKQQQKTTLFYTYTLGPLLGQVILSNKLLSDSHQQQLGFSKDSIAFDFESLPSILQQYTQLLDRAGLGMSTLQLSNHNIQNNTLYCDLQLNLAPSRKLNNIAIQSSQKVPEKIIKQVTKRYLNKPYSEQLIYNLTQTLGDLDFLRQYKTAETLFTDDNTTLYLYIDKVNTNTFDGFMGFSTDENEKFSLAGYLDLALNNVLNKGESIQLYWRSDANKQTQFDFKSSFVYLFNTPLNLSGQLNIQKQDTIYQNTKLALQVGYAIQYNQNIKLGYQSTSSTTNSTLPSMENFDSKFYTLNYTIVRKRNYLPLFPVNYSLDVLAGTGNRTTEEAKESQYMIQLHANKNIELAPKHFFYVNWTYYSLFSKDYLVNEMYRFGGTQSLRGFQENSLLANQLNLINTEYRFLVHPSLYLHTIFDYAVQEFKPLHQKNTLYSVGLGLGFITSSSYFNLSFANGKQPGIPFSFDNTTIHIGFKTLF from the coding sequence TTGAGCTATAAAAAAAAACACCCTGATTTACAATCCATTAAACAAACGATTGACAGTATAGACCAGCTATTGTACAAAAAAGGCTATTTGTCTTTCTCCAAAAACAAACAGCAACAAAAGACAACGCTCTTCTATACCTATACACTAGGCCCCCTCCTTGGTCAAGTTATTTTATCAAACAAGCTTTTGTCTGATTCTCATCAGCAACAACTTGGCTTTAGTAAAGACAGTATCGCTTTTGACTTTGAATCACTCCCCTCTATCCTACAACAGTATACCCAACTTTTAGATCGAGCTGGTTTAGGTATGTCAACTTTGCAACTGAGCAATCACAACATTCAAAACAACACGTTGTACTGCGACCTACAACTCAACCTAGCTCCAAGTAGAAAGTTAAATAACATTGCCATTCAAAGCAGTCAGAAAGTTCCTGAAAAAATAATCAAGCAAGTCACTAAACGCTACCTCAACAAACCGTATAGTGAGCAACTGATTTACAATCTAACTCAAACGTTAGGCGATTTAGACTTTTTAAGGCAATACAAAACAGCTGAAACACTTTTTACAGACGACAACACCACACTTTATCTTTATATAGATAAAGTAAACACCAATACTTTCGATGGTTTTATGGGATTCAGTACGGATGAGAATGAAAAATTTTCTCTGGCGGGTTATTTAGACCTTGCTTTAAACAACGTTTTAAATAAAGGAGAATCTATTCAATTATATTGGCGCAGTGATGCCAATAAACAAACACAGTTTGATTTCAAGTCTTCTTTTGTTTATTTATTTAATACTCCCCTCAATCTTAGTGGACAACTCAATATTCAGAAGCAAGACACCATCTATCAGAATACGAAGCTAGCCTTGCAAGTGGGCTATGCTATTCAATATAACCAAAATATTAAACTCGGCTACCAAAGTACTTCTTCAACTACCAATAGTACGTTGCCATCAATGGAAAATTTTGACAGCAAGTTTTATACGTTAAACTATACTATTGTTCGAAAAAGAAACTATTTACCTTTGTTTCCCGTTAATTATTCATTGGACGTTTTGGCTGGAACAGGAAACCGAACGACAGAAGAGGCAAAAGAATCCCAGTATATGATACAGCTCCATGCGAATAAAAATATTGAATTAGCTCCTAAACATTTCTTCTATGTCAATTGGACCTACTATTCGCTATTCAGTAAGGATTATCTTGTCAACGAAATGTATCGTTTTGGAGGTACACAATCACTCCGTGGTTTTCAAGAAAACAGTTTACTAGCCAATCAACTGAACTTAATCAACACAGAATATCGATTTTTAGTGCATCCTAGTTTATACTTACACACGATATTTGACTATGCTGTACAGGAGTTTAAGCCGTTGCATCAAAAGAACACCTTATATAGTGTTGGACTTGGACTTGGCTTCATTACTTCATCCAGCTACTTCAATCTTTCGTTTGCCAATGGTAAACAACCTGGCATTCCCTTTTCTTTTGACAATACCACCATACACATTGGCTTTAAAACCCTCTTCTAA
- a CDS encoding rhomboid family intramembrane serine protease — MKDKQLVISADLIILPVVFLMIIWTVYWLDWKDYLQLYQYGIYPRTLTGLRGIFFSPFIHGGLKHIYNNSVALFVLLLLVQFFYKKQVRQILGWGILLSGLGTWIIARESYHIGASGLIYVLVSYMFFKGIQTKYFRLVALSLLIVMLYGSMIWYVFPDIEEGVSWEGHLSGFITGMLLSFVLKNPVYAEKIYKYEWQSPTYNPNEDPFMQCFDENGNFVILPKEVKEAMDVTNPYRPTLPIVYGNG; from the coding sequence ATGAAAGATAAACAACTTGTCATCAGCGCCGATCTTATTATCCTCCCTGTAGTATTCTTAATGATAATATGGACGGTGTATTGGTTAGATTGGAAAGATTATTTGCAACTTTATCAATACGGTATTTATCCACGTACCTTGACAGGACTTAGAGGGATATTTTTTAGTCCGTTTATACATGGCGGATTAAAACACATTTACAACAATTCTGTTGCGTTGTTCGTATTGTTGTTATTGGTACAATTTTTCTACAAAAAACAAGTAAGGCAAATCTTGGGCTGGGGGATTTTGTTGTCGGGATTGGGAACGTGGATCATTGCTAGAGAGAGTTATCACATCGGTGCTAGCGGCTTGATTTATGTTTTAGTTAGTTATATGTTCTTTAAAGGAATACAAACAAAGTATTTTCGTTTAGTTGCACTCTCGCTTTTAATTGTAATGCTCTATGGAAGCATGATATGGTATGTGTTTCCCGATATCGAAGAGGGCGTTTCTTGGGAAGGTCATTTAAGCGGGTTCATTACAGGAATGTTGTTGTCTTTTGTGTTAAAGAATCCAGTCTATGCAGAAAAGATATATAAGTATGAATGGCAATCACCAACTTATAATCCAAACGAGGATCCTTTTATGCAATGCTTTGACGAAAACGGAAATTTTGTAATCCTACCTAAGGAAGTTAAGGAAGCAATGGATGTAACAAATCCGTATCGGCCAACTTTGCCTATTGTGTATGGAAATGGGTGA
- a CDS encoding UDP-N-acetylmuramate--L-alanine ligase: MRVHFIAIGGSAMHNLALALHAKGDVVTGSDDAIFEPSKTRLAKQGLLPEQEGWYAEKITADIDAIILGMHAKEDNPELIKARELGLKIYSYPEFIYEHAKNKTRVVIGGSHGKTTITSMVLHVLNYHGVEVDYLVGAQLEGFDRMVNLTDENDFMLIEGDEYLSSPIDRRPKFHLYEPNIALLSGIAWDHINVFPTFENYVDQFRIFIDKITNGGILIYNEEDAIVKQIAEESTNPIRRIPYTTLENEIVDGVAYLVTSEGPMPLEVFGQHNINNISGAKWVCQNMGIDEDDFFDAITSFKGASKRLEKLYDKNTTVVYKDFAHSPSKVKATMKAVRAQYPTKKLVACLELHTYSSLNADFLSEYNGSLDVADQAVVFYSLEALKIKRMPEIPADQMQEAFALPTLTTYTNADDFKAFIKTLDLKDSVLLFMSSGDYGGLDLNAFVQTI; encoded by the coding sequence ATGCGCGTACATTTTATTGCAATCGGAGGAAGTGCCATGCACAATTTAGCTTTAGCCTTACATGCAAAAGGCGATGTTGTTACAGGAAGTGATGATGCTATTTTTGAACCCTCTAAAACTAGATTGGCAAAACAGGGATTACTACCTGAGCAAGAAGGCTGGTATGCAGAGAAAATTACAGCTGATATCGATGCGATAATCTTGGGCATGCATGCAAAGGAAGACAATCCCGAATTGATCAAAGCAAGAGAATTAGGGTTGAAAATCTATTCCTATCCTGAGTTTATCTATGAACATGCTAAAAATAAAACCCGTGTAGTCATTGGGGGGTCACATGGTAAAACAACGATAACCTCTATGGTGTTGCATGTATTGAATTATCACGGTGTTGAAGTCGATTATCTTGTAGGTGCACAGCTAGAAGGATTTGATCGCATGGTAAATCTAACGGATGAAAATGATTTTATGTTGATAGAAGGGGATGAATATCTATCTTCTCCTATTGATAGACGACCTAAGTTTCATTTATATGAACCCAATATTGCTTTGTTAAGCGGAATAGCTTGGGATCATATTAATGTATTTCCAACTTTCGAAAATTATGTCGATCAATTCCGCATTTTCATAGATAAAATTACCAATGGAGGCATCTTAATATACAATGAAGAAGATGCTATTGTAAAGCAAATTGCAGAAGAAAGTACCAATCCAATTCGCAGAATACCTTATACAACCTTAGAAAATGAAATTGTTGACGGGGTTGCTTATTTAGTTACTTCAGAAGGACCTATGCCGTTAGAAGTATTCGGCCAACATAATATTAATAATATTAGTGGAGCTAAATGGGTATGTCAAAATATGGGTATCGATGAAGATGATTTTTTTGATGCCATTACAAGTTTCAAAGGAGCTTCAAAGCGCTTAGAAAAATTGTATGATAAAAATACTACAGTTGTATACAAAGATTTTGCGCATTCTCCAAGTAAGGTAAAAGCGACGATGAAAGCAGTTCGTGCACAATATCCAACTAAAAAACTAGTTGCGTGTTTAGAATTGCATACCTATAGTAGTCTAAATGCAGATTTCTTATCTGAGTATAACGGAAGTTTAGATGTAGCTGATCAAGCAGTGGTGTTTTATTCTTTGGAGGCTTTAAAAATTAAGCGTATGCCAGAAATTCCTGCAGATCAAATGCAAGAAGCATTCGCCTTACCGACGTTGACCACTTATACCAATGCGGATGACTTCAAGGCCTTTATCAAAACACTAGACCTAAAAGATAGCGTATTGCTATTCATGAGTTCAGGTGATTATGGCGGACTTGATTTGAATGCATTTGTCCAAACAATATAG